In one window of Arachis ipaensis cultivar K30076 chromosome B06, Araip1.1, whole genome shotgun sequence DNA:
- the LOC107647862 gene encoding mediator of RNA polymerase II transcription subunit 20a isoform X1 — protein MTVKWILHWTPTQGSVVNSQILNEISQCVESFNAVKDGRWKATLTFYRPNLRDPTIPSEFPRDFLGISLLEQPNKYYFIIRGNKIILEADSTILTIMEKLQSYKSKVALNFEGVQYKMGDFQMKVVKVVPNQGESLRGILIEIEYLPISSIEKAKPIMEEFLELWREVMSKKSLPGHFSQAEPHFAEYKLPDNYTSQHTAIQYAAALAQLIASAQLRG, from the exons ATGACAGTCAAATG GATTCTTCACTGGACTCCAACCCAAGGATCCGTCGTCAATAGCCAAATCCTGAACGAGATTTCGCAGTGCGTCGAGAGCTTCAACGCCGTCAAAGACGGAAGGTGGAAGGCTACCCTCACTTTCTACAGACCCAATTTGcgag ACCCAACGATTCCCAGTGAATTCCCGCGTGATTTTCTGGGGATTTCGCTTTTGGAGCAGCCCAACAAATACTACTTCATAATTCGCGGTAACAAAATAATCCTTGAGGCTGATTCTACTATCTTGACTATAATGGAGAAATTGCAGTCTTATAAATCCAAAGTTGCTCTTAATTTCGAG GGAGTGCAGTATAAAATGGGTGACTTTCAGATGAAGGTGGTCAAAGTTGTTCCCAATCAAGGTGAAAGTCTCAGAGGAATTTTGATTGAG ATTGAGTATCTCCCTATCTCATCAATTGAAAAAGCCAAGCCAATTATGGAAGAATTTCTGGAGCTGTGGCGAGAAGTCATGTCTAAAAAATCATTACCAGGGCATTTCTCGCAAGCAGAACCACATTTTGCAGAGTATAAGCTTCCCGACAATTATACCTCACAACATACAGCTATCCAGTATGCTGCTGCGTTAGCCCAACTAATTGCATCAGCACAGTTAAGGGGCTAG
- the LOC107647862 gene encoding mediator of RNA polymerase II transcription subunit 20a isoform X2: MTVKWILHWTPTQGSVVNSQILNEISQCVESFNAVKDGRWKATLTFYRPNLRDPTIPSEFPRDFLGISLLEQPNKYYFIIRGNKIILEADSTILTIMEKLQSYKSKVALNFEYKMGDFQMKVVKVVPNQGESLRGILIEIEYLPISSIEKAKPIMEEFLELWREVMSKKSLPGHFSQAEPHFAEYKLPDNYTSQHTAIQYAAALAQLIASAQLRG; the protein is encoded by the exons ATGACAGTCAAATG GATTCTTCACTGGACTCCAACCCAAGGATCCGTCGTCAATAGCCAAATCCTGAACGAGATTTCGCAGTGCGTCGAGAGCTTCAACGCCGTCAAAGACGGAAGGTGGAAGGCTACCCTCACTTTCTACAGACCCAATTTGcgag ACCCAACGATTCCCAGTGAATTCCCGCGTGATTTTCTGGGGATTTCGCTTTTGGAGCAGCCCAACAAATACTACTTCATAATTCGCGGTAACAAAATAATCCTTGAGGCTGATTCTACTATCTTGACTATAATGGAGAAATTGCAGTCTTATAAATCCAAAGTTGCTCTTAATTTCGAG TATAAAATGGGTGACTTTCAGATGAAGGTGGTCAAAGTTGTTCCCAATCAAGGTGAAAGTCTCAGAGGAATTTTGATTGAG ATTGAGTATCTCCCTATCTCATCAATTGAAAAAGCCAAGCCAATTATGGAAGAATTTCTGGAGCTGTGGCGAGAAGTCATGTCTAAAAAATCATTACCAGGGCATTTCTCGCAAGCAGAACCACATTTTGCAGAGTATAAGCTTCCCGACAATTATACCTCACAACATACAGCTATCCAGTATGCTGCTGCGTTAGCCCAACTAATTGCATCAGCACAGTTAAGGGGCTAG